The genome window CCCGATGTGGTCATCAATGTGGGCGTTTCCGGCCCTGGCGTTGTGAAAAAGGCTCTGGACCGCGCCCGTGAGGCCGGACATAACGAAAAGGGCGGCGCTCTCACGCTGCTGGACATGGCAGAAGTCATCAAGCGCACAGCGTACAAAGTGACGCGCGTGGGCGAAATGATCGGAACCGAAGTGGCGACCCGGTTGGGCATCCCCTTTGGCGTGGCCGACCTTTCCCTCGCTCCCACCCCGGCTGTGGGCGATTCTGTGGGCGAAATTTTCCAGAGCCTGGGGCTTTCAAGCATTGGCGCTCCCGGTACCACCGCAGTGCTTGCCATGCTTAATGATGCAGTGAAAAAGGGCGGAGCTTTTGCTTCATCCTCTGTGGGCGGGCTTTCCGGCGCGTTCATTCCTGTATCTGAAGATTCCAGCATTGAAGCTGCGGCCACCGCTGGCTTACTCAGCCTTGAAAAGCTTGAGGCCATGACCAGCGTCTGCTCCGTGGGACTGGACATGATCGCTATTCCCGGCGATACCCCGGCGGCCACCATCTCTGGCATCATTGCCGACGAAATGGCCATTGGCATGATCAATCACAAAACCACGGCTGTGCGGCTGATCCCCGTGCCCGGTAAGAGCGTTGGCGACGAAGTGTCCTTTGGCGGATTGCTTGGCAAGGCTGCCATAATGCCCGTGCCCAAAGGCAATGCCGAAGACTTTATTTCCTTGGGTGGCCGCATTCCCGCGCCGATCCACAGCTTGAAAAACTAGTTTGTACGCCGTGGTTTCACGGCAGCACAAAAAATAAAAAAGTCCCGCGAAAGCGGGATTTTTTTTATTTTAATAGCAAACTGCGCCAGTTCGAGGACTAGAGCAGATTAACTTTGAGAATATATATTCTCAAAGTTTAAGACA of Desulfovibrio intestinalis contains these proteins:
- a CDS encoding PFL family protein is translated as MLSEREVISTLNMLRNEHLDVRTVTLGVSLFDCVSHDLDLFTANVRAKLRRYAAQLVAVCDEVGDKYGIPVVNKRISVSPIAVVAAPFGPDGMVRVCKALDEAAKEAGVDFLGGFTALVEKGFAKGDRALIEALPEALSQTDRICSSINVASSRSGINMDAVALMGQQILKVAEATADRGGIGCAKLVVFANIPQDVPFMAGAYLGVGEPDVVINVGVSGPGVVKKALDRAREAGHNEKGGALTLLDMAEVIKRTAYKVTRVGEMIGTEVATRLGIPFGVADLSLAPTPAVGDSVGEIFQSLGLSSIGAPGTTAVLAMLNDAVKKGGAFASSSVGGLSGAFIPVSEDSSIEAAATAGLLSLEKLEAMTSVCSVGLDMIAIPGDTPAATISGIIADEMAIGMINHKTTAVRLIPVPGKSVGDEVSFGGLLGKAAIMPVPKGNAEDFISLGGRIPAPIHSLKN